The Silene latifolia isolate original U9 population chromosome Y, ASM4854445v1, whole genome shotgun sequence sequence TTTCCAACAATCCCCACATGATTTAAGAAttataaaacattttaaaataaaaaataaataaatatttttcGGAAAATAATAATAGTGAGCATATAATACCGCGTAATAGGCGTAGGTACCTTTTGGGTTTGAACCAACACTTAGTGTAAATGAGCTTGAACTCGAAAGAACCATAGTACTAAAAATACTTTGAACGAGTTTAACATcctcatttattcaggagcctttaacaagacattcccaaataaataggactgttaccatctcggttttccgagacattgaataacaaagtacaacaaaccaaagtactttaaataaaatttagcgattacatgtttattacaacttaaccaaactaaaacttaatgtaaaattaaatacaactCGCAACGGAAATAAACAAAGTGATTAATTAACTAAATGGTCcaaacttctaggtagactggctgAGTCCTCACACATCCCCATAGGCTCCCAAGTCAGCGAATCTTAAGTACCTGTCAAGACTGCTCCCtagttacggttcatcacaggtgttcacgaatacactgtcaaccacgaggttgagtaggaataaatactaacaacaagaacatacaataGACAATCAAATTCCATACACATGGCACCACTCCTATAATAACGTGCTCCTTTTCATGACATaacacacctcccttaacaacgtgctcatatCACtatggtacccctcccttaataACGTACCGTCATattgtaatagtacccctccctcacaacgtacatattaccgtTCACCACAGAgtacaactcccttaacaacgtacattTGACTGCAATACCTCCTATAACAATTCCACATTCATAATAATTAAACTCACCTCGTCATAATTATGCGTTAACAACAATATTAATAACAACACAGTATAATATaatttctcccttccaacaatatcAATAATATCAATATATAAACAATTCACTTCAATATATATCATCCACCATATCGTACAATAACAAACGAGAGTTGAGTATGATTTATCCCTACCTAGCAAGCAATCCAATTATGCAATCTACTAAAAGTATTCTTCAATAAATCCGTTCCACAAGTCCGTCACCTATAgataaataatatttataatttagctattaattattcaatacattattataatttagttaattataattttatttacattaattatttTCTTGTGTAAGATAATACGCAAAACATGtcttataattaattaatgaaaCCCAACACCTAATACACCTATACAACCCGTGAAACAACTCCCATAAACCCGTATAACACATTTTTAACCATGTTTGGCACCCCTTCCTTAACCCGCAAAAACCCGACTCCTCAAACCACCACCGACACCATCTAACCTAGCCACCACTAGCCTGCAACCCGATGCACTCACACACGCCCTAACCACCAGCCATACCGCCACCAGTACCCCTCAATCTCACGCCCTAAATCCCTACCCGACACCAAAACTTGACTCAACACCTACAAAATACCTctccacctctggccaccaccgctATCACCACTGACCAACGGTGGCTCCAGGGGTGGTCCCACCTCCTCTCGACCCATCTGCAACACCAAAACCACCACCCATCACCGACagcacaacaacaaacaaaccttCCTCTGTTTTGCGAAATTCCGGCCACCATCACTTCAAACCACCACCTACGGCCACCACGACGCCACCCCTTAGGTCGACTACACCACCAACTTCCATCCCCACCATACCCAGGTCAAGGCAACGAGCATTAAACAGTTACATCGTGTTTAAACAACAATTCTGCCCTAGCTCGTAATTCCGGCCAACCACCGTACCAAACACCACCCTTGACCACCCACCATGGTCGACCTATCACCCCAATTCAACCCAACCCAGGTCTGAGTCAAGACTAGTCACGAATAAGGATTAAATCCGTGTAAACCCATATTACAACCCCTTCaaaccaccctcgaaaacaccCTCGAAAACACCCTTCAAACACCCTTTTCCCGCCGGTCAATGGTGGTCAAAAAGAGGTCCGGCTACTCCCTGATGTTTCCCAGTCATGGTCATGgtctcgggtcagtcaacggtggtCTAATAATTAGTTATATCAATATTAAGGTAAGTATGTTATGAGATGATTGGAAAATTATCTTGTGACGATCTCCTAGCTAgttcttccttctcttttctcttatgtgaattatttgtgttttatgatGAATAAGGTCTATTTATATAGGGAGGTCATAGGGTATAAGgaagcaattaggaaactatgtaattatcatattattactattatacaaatacgattattattagtattattgtaattgttattattattattgttattgttattattattattattattattactattattattatttttattattattattattattattattattattattattattactattattatttttattattattattttttttttgcaagaatgaTATTCTCATATATTCCAAAGAAAGGATTACATGAGTTTCTTACAAGCATAACCACTATACAACTAGAAGCTAGAGAAAGCTCCTATACACTTAAGGCCTCTAGTATTTCATCATGTGCAATAGTAGGTGATTTGTGTAAAAGTAGAATACTGACACAGAGGCTTGCCTCTCCTTGTCCTCGAATAGCCTATAATTCCTTTCCCTCCATAGGTAATAGGTGACTGCAGCAATACTGCATTTGAACCACTTGTTCCTCCAATGTTTTTTAGGTTTGCTACGGTGACACCAGAGGATAAGGCTCCTAAGCTGCAAATCTCGAAGTTGGAGTCCCATCCAAGTGAAAAGAGAAGAAAGGACAGCCTTAGAATAGGTACATTGGAAGAACAGATGCCTAGGTGATTCAGCATGCTGCTTACACAGGCAGCACCTGTTAACAATGCTAATTCCCCTCCTGCAAAACTGATCAGCTGTAGCAAGCTTCCTTTGGAGAGCTAACATAAGAGTGAACTTATGTCTAGACAAAAGGAAAGGATCCTGAACTGCTCTATAACAAGCATGAGTAGGAAATCTAGGCCTGAGGAAATTATAGGCTTTACCAATAGAGAATTTGCCTTTGGTAGTGCAAGTGTCCAACATATCCATAGCCTTCTGTCTGCTACCACAATGAATGACCCAAATTTCCCTAGTAGTGAGGACATTACGAAGGCTCTCAGAGTGATATTCATGGATTTGTAAATCCCAAATGGAGGTATTGGCCAAGAAATCGTGCCTAATCCAGTCAGTCCAGATAGAACCACATCCATGTACAAAATGCCAAAGCCACTTAAGCATATTGGCCTGATTCCAAATAGCAAGATTCTTAATCTGAAATCCACCCTCAGACCAAGGACTGGAGATACTTGCCCAATCCTTAAAGACTAATTTCCTTTGCCCTTCCTGATAACCCCAGAATAACTGTTTACGTAGCTTTGTAATGATGGCACAAACATTCTGTGGCAAGAGAAGACTACCACACCAAAAATTCTCCAAACCAAAGACCATAGAGTTTAGAACTTCAGTTTTACCAGCATAGGCGAGGAATTTGACTGCACAACTGCATACAAGGTGCTGAACTTTTTGAACAATAGGATCATACATTGTACTAGTAAGCCTGGAAGGATGTATAGGAAGGCCAAGGTATCTAAAGGGGAAAGAACCTTCCTTTAGTCCAATGGCATTAAGAATGTGCTGTTTCAGAGCAGAGTTGACTCCACCAAAATAAGCCTCAGATTTCTCAAAATTAGCATTCAATCCAGACCAGCTAGCAAATAACTTCAGAATTTCTGCAACTTTTTGAACAGATTGTAAATATCCCCTAGTAAAGACCATGAGGTCATCGGTAAAAATGAGATGTGTGAGGCCAACCTTCACAAATTTAGGGTGGTAGGAGACATCCTAGAGAGCATCTCCATACTAAGGACAAAAAGTAGGGGACACAGAGGGTCCCCTTGCCTAACTCCACTCCTTCCTTTGAAAAACCCATAATTTGAACCATTGACTTTAAGAGTAAACCATGCACCAGTAACACACCCCATGATCCATTTTATGAAAGTTTCAGGGAAATTCAGTACATTAAGCACATTAGAAAGGAAAGACCACTAGATAGAGTCAAAAGCCTTACTTATGTCCACTTTTAGCATGCACCTAGGAGTGAGGTACTTTCTTTGGTACCCCTTAACCAAACTCTGAGTTAACATAACATTCTCATGGAGGCTCCTACCAGGTACAAAAGCAGCCTGCTCATAGCCCACTAGCTTAGCCACCAGCTTCTGCAGTCTATTAGTCAAAATCTTGCTAATAGTCTTATAGATTACAGAACAGCAGGAGATAGGCCGGAAATCTTTGACAGTCTGGACAACTTTCTTTTTTTGAAATAAGTGAAATAAGAGTGACATTGGCCTGTTTAGGCATGAATCTAGTCCTGAAAAAGCCAGCAACTGCAAGACAGAAGTTATCAGTAACTATGTCCCAAGTGGCTTTGAAAAAACCAGAAGAGAAACCATCCAGGCCAGGGCTTTTGTTAAAGCCAATGGAGAATAAAGCAGATTTAATCTCCCCCCTGGACACAGGCTCAGTGAGCAGCAACTTATCATGTTCATCTAGACACCCCCCTTGGGTAACAGAAGAAAGATCCATACTCTGGACAGAGATAGAAGAACCAAGGAGTTGCTGATAGTAAGAAACAAAAGCATCACCCACCTCATGAAGCCCCTGATGAGTACAACCAGCCAAGTCCTGAATTTCTCCAATGAGTTGATTCTGCTGCCTCGACTTAATCCTGGTGGAAAAGAACTTAGACCCACCATCATTAAGTTTTATATCATGAATCTTTGCTCTTTGTATCAGGATCTTAGCTTTAGCATCCTTCAGTTTCCAAAAAGCCAGTGATAACTCCTTCTCTTTAATGATGAGTTCCTCAGAAAGAGGGTTGAGTTGAAGATCTAGGAAACATTGGTTCAACTTAGTCCTCACCTTTTCAATTCTGTCGCTAATACTAGAAAAGTGAGCAGGATACAACTGCTTAAGATTTCGAAAAGCTGTCCTGAATTCAAGTTAATTATGTTTCGCCTCCTCCTCAGAGAAAGACGATCAAACAATTCCCAAAACTAGAGGCTTGCTTTTTTTCGTTAACTGGGCTTTCTGGCAATTTTACAACTAATTCCCACTTATTCTTATCCTCCTGTGGCTGCCTTTGCTTTTCCCACAATCACAAGCCCACTGGGCATAAAGAAAACAGAGGCAACCCCTAGTATTCTTTAGTTTAGCCATAAACCTAAACATGTAATTACTAGTGACCCTACTATTCCAGGCTACAGTAACTTGATGGTGGAAATCAGGATGGTCAATCCAACAATATAGGAATTTAAACTGCTTCTTAGGTGCTGGATCCCCAGGGAAAGTCAGTAGAGCTGGGCAGTGATAAGAAATCGCAGGGGGTAAGAATTGAGCAACAGTCTGGGTAAAGGTGAGAAGCCAGTCACCATTTACCAAAATTCTATCAAGCTTAGAGTAAACTCTAGTAGAAGGGTCTTGCTTATTAAACCAAGTAAAATCATTGCTAGTCCCTTGCATATCATCAAGGCCACAGGAAGAGAGGCAGTTGTTAAAGTCAATCATATCAGGCAAGTGAGCAGGCAGATTACCAATTTTTTCATGACTATACCTAACAATGTTAAAATCTCCCATGACAACCTAGGGCCCAACCTGAGGAGCCATATCAGTCAAACTATCCCAGAGAGTTGTCCTCTTGACAGGGCAATTGCTGCCATAGACTACAGACTTATGAAAAGCTCTACCAGTAGCCAAATGTTGAACATGACAATGCAAAACTTGGGCATGAACCTGCAAAATGGTGACTCTGGTAGTGGAAGAATtcgaaatgagccaaatccgacCATTATAGTGCTTACTATAATTGCAAAAAGAACTATAACCCCTAAATTTATTTCTCAAAATCCTCTGGGATTTATTTTCCTTAACTCTGGTTTCCAAGATACCAAGGATATCCAGTTTATTCTGAGTAAGAAACCTATTAACCTCTATTTGCTTAAAAAGCTTATTTAGGTCCCTAATATTCCATGAGGATATAATCATGTTAAGTGTGGATCAGGGGGTTCAGCCACTAAAGGAGAAGAGTCTAAATCAGTGTCACATGAAGGGATATCTTTCTGCAAAACATTGAAATATTAGGAGATGTAAGAAGACCTGAGGTATTAGAGTTTCTCACAGGGAAAAAAGGCTCTACAAAACCCAACTCTGAGCTGTCCAATTCCTGACCAGTGTCATGCCCTAGCATACTACATTCTGAGTGCATTTCATCACCAGTAGAGGGAGGATCAGGAGGCTCATCAAGAGTAGGAGGACCTATCTCAGAGCATTTTGAATCCATCCTTTCCTTCAGGGCAACTGAATCTCAACTCAATGGTGATGAGGTACCACCTAGCATGTGGCATTCTGAGGCAGGGTCCACAACAGGAGGGGCAGCTACAGAGACAGGTTTCACAACAAGTTATAAACCTTTTTGCCAGGCTTCTTAGGTCCCTCAACCACTTTGTCATCTTGACTCTTAGGGACAGGGGGCTTGTTCCTCTTGTAGTTGGCTGCATTATGACCAATTTTGTGACAAGTATGACAGTAGTATGGGAGCCATTCATAGACTACCCTCTGAACAGAATGACCAATGAAAGGGGCATTAATAGCAACATGTTTAGGCAAGTCTTTGGAGATGTCAACTTCCACAAGGACTCTAGCAAAGGAAAGCCTGGCCTTACAAGTAGTGTGCAAGTCAGCAAAGAGCAGCTTGCCAATCTTGCTAGCTATCTTACTTAGGATATAGTCAGTCCACATATAAGGATCAAATCAGGGAATAAAACCCATGTAGGCACTAAGGCAACACTTTCCATGATACAAGAGAAATAGGGAGACCATTGCTTCAATATAAGAGAGTTTGAACCAACTTTCCAAGGCCCTATTCTTAAGACTTCATTCATGGCCTCTTCAGTGTCAAACTTGAAACTTAACCAGCCTTTCTTGAAGTATTGAACAAGAGGCAAAGGACCATGGTTCCAACTTTTCTGAACAAAATCAGAGACTTGTTTCTGAGTGGGTTTAGCACCAAGAACGTTACCCATGAGAGTGAACTTCCATTTCACAACTTCATCCTGAACCTCATCCATATGAATGTCAATTTCAGTGGACTTAGCACTGTCTTCATCAAAGAACAAGCTCATACCCATAGTACCCTTACCCTTAGTGACATCAGCCCAATTTTTCCCCAAAGGTGGAGGAATGGGAGGGGTAGGGGAGACAAGGGGATTAGCAGAAGGAACATGACAAGGCTGTTGTAAACTAGAACTGGGATTCTCCAAAGGAGTGACAGGAGCAGCCATGGCTTCCTCTGTTTTCAGAGAAGGACCTGAGTTTGACCCAGACGAGTTTGCACAAACCAGTGGGTCTACAACTTGCGGGAAAACAGGTGGAGTAGGAATAACAACAGTAGGGGATGATGAAGCACGAGAAACCATAGAATTACTTACTAGAGAACTACGAAGGCGAGCTTTACACAGAGAAAAATACGAAGTTAAAGGAGGAAAATTAGAACCATTAGAATCAGAATCTTGCAAGGAAGCTGAAGAAGTGCTTGATTTTGTCGGGCGCCCTCTCCCTCTAGCCATGGGGGAAGGATTGAGCATCAATGGTGTCGTTCCTTCTCGAGAGAAAAATCTCTCTAACCGACAAGAGAGAGaaagcttattattattattattattgttattattattattattattattattattattattattattattattattattattattattattattattattattattattattattattattattattattattattattattattattattattattattattattattgttgttgttgttattgttgttattgttattattgttattattgttattattattactactattactact is a genomic window containing:
- the LOC141629237 gene encoding uncharacterized protein LOC141629237 translates to MVFTRGYLQSVQKVAEILKLFASWSGLNANFEKSEAYFGGVNSALKQHILNAIGLKEGSFPFRYLGLPIHPSRLTSTMYDPIVQKVQHLVCSCAVKFLAYAGKTEVLNSMVFGLENFWCGSLLLPQNVCAIITKLRKQLFWGYQEGQRKLVFKDWASISSPWSEGGFQIKNLAIWNQANMLKWLWHFVHGCGSIWTDWIRHDFLANTSIWDLQIHEYHSESLRNVLTTREIWVIHCGSRQKAMDMLDTCTTKGKFSIGKAYNFLRPRFPTHACYRAVQDPFLLSRHKFTLMLALQRKLATADQFCRRGISIVNRCCLCKQHAESPRHLFFQCTYSKAVLSSLFTWMGLQLRDLQLRSLILWCHRSKPKKHWRNKWFKCSIAAVTYYLWRERNYRLFEDKERQASVSVFYFYTNHLLLHMMKY